A portion of the Gossypium arboreum isolate Shixiya-1 chromosome 8, ASM2569848v2, whole genome shotgun sequence genome contains these proteins:
- the LOC108468660 gene encoding uncharacterized protein LOC108468660 has protein sequence MNHSIAYMKQGMASLAQAPPTMSIARIPQVRSNSIQLLKSSKVPHLLAIHHIHIRRYPSICCTKLPPWEHSPLTSVHTDKSGNNFLENPSELFETLRSGNKAENPTTKADHLTATTDRALAAAQARYLKLPMWVFGPCLLLITGMVPTLWLPISTIFIGPNEVSLFSLVGLDCIFHLGATLFLLMADYCAKTMNLRQVSKSKSPSNYQLCNLGATLAGFLIPLMLLLASQRGFMQPHLPFLPFAVLLGPYMLLLSVQVLTEILTWHWKSPVWLVTPIVYEGYRVLQLMRGLKLGAEIDAPAWVMHSIRGLVCWWILVLGMQLMRVAWFVGFTAQASQQQVSSSASDAQH, from the coding sequence ATGAACCATAGCATCGCATATATGAAGCAAGGAATGGCTTCTTTAGCTCAAGCTCCTCCTACAATGTCCATTGCTCGAATTCCACAGGTTCGTTCCAACAGCATACAATTGTTAAAATCCTCAAAGGTGCCACATTTGCTCGCCATCCATCACATTCACATCAGACGATACCCTTCTATTTGCTGCACAAAGTTACCTCCATGGGAACATTCACCACTCACATCGGTTCACACTGACAAATCTGGTAATAACTTCTTGGAAAACCCATCTGAATTGTTTGAAACCCTTCGTTCTGGGAATAAAGCTGAGAATCCAACAACTAAAGCTGATCATCTCACAGCTACGACCGATCGGGCATTGGCAGCAGCACAGGCTCGATATCTTAAGTTGCCAATGTGGGTGTTTGGCCCTTGTCTTCTTCTCATTACAGGCATGGTTCCCACCCTATGGTTGCCAATATCCACTATATTCATTGGCCCAAATGAGGTCAGCCTTTTTTCCTTGGTTGGACTCGATTGCATCTTCCATCTGGGTGCAACCCTTTTTCTCCTCATGGCTGATTACTGTGCCAAGACAATGAACCTGAGACAAGTCTCCAAGTCCAAGTCTCCTTCCAATTACCAGTTATGTAACCTAGGTGCAACTTTGGCTGGATTTTTGATCCCTCTGATGTTACTTCTTGCTTCCCAAAGGGGTTTCATGCAACCTCACCTGCCTTTCCTCCCATTTGCAGTTCTATTGGGTCCCTACATGCTGCTTTTGTCGGTTCAGGTGCTAACTGAGATTTTGACCTGGCATTGGAAGTCACCGGTTTGGTTGGTGACTCCGATTGTGTACGAGGGCTACCGTGTGTTGCAACTGATGAGGGGATTGAAACTCGGGGCTGAAATCGATGCACCAGCATGGGTGATGCACTCAATCAGAGGCCTGGTCTGTTGGTGGATACTGGTTCTTGGTATGCAACTCATGAGGGTTGCTTGGTTTGTTGGTTTTACTGCTCAAGCTAGTCAACAACAGGTTTCTTCTTCTGCTTCTGATGCTCAACACTAA